A portion of the Colius striatus isolate bColStr4 chromosome 1, bColStr4.1.hap1, whole genome shotgun sequence genome contains these proteins:
- the LOC104557311 gene encoding transmembrane O-methyltransferase homolog, with amino-acid sequence MVSPAIALAFVPLLLTLLLRYRHHVLLLYRAVVLSWLRDRLSGVSREQRAFQYVLSHGIPGDPGHILLTFDRWSYHCEHLSGVGPVKGRIVERLVRERAPRRVLELGTYCGYGTVLLARALPPGARLCTVEDNPRHAAVASKVIRMAGFDERTVQLIVGPSAEVIPQLRRRHRLAQADFVFMDHWKRRYVRDLRLLERLRLLAPGATVLADHVLFPGAPRFLQYARSCGRFHTRLHRASLEYCPGIPDGLAELRYTGPAQHSPELYP; translated from the exons atgGTGTCCCCAGCCATCGCTCTGGCCTTCGTGCCGCTGCTGCTGACGCTGCTGCTGCGTTACCGGCACCACGTGCTGCTGCTGTACCGCGCCGTGGTGCTGAGCTGGCTGCGGGACCGGCTGAGCGGCGTGTCCCGGGAGCAACGAGCCTTCCAGTACGTGCTGAGCCACGGCATCCCCGGCGACCCCGGCCACATCCTGCTCACCTTCGACCGCTGGAGCTACCACTGCGAGCACCTCAGCGGCGTGGGGCCCGTCAAAG GCAGGATCGTGGAGCGGCTGGTGCGGGAGCGCGCCCCGCGGCGGGTGCTGGAGCTGGGCACGTACTGCGGCTACGGCACGGTGCTGCTGGCACGGGCGCTGCCGCCCGGCGCCCGCCTCTGCACCGTGGAGGACAACCCGCGGCACGCCGCCGTGGCCAGCAAGGTCATCCGCATGGCCGGCTTCGACGAGCGCACC GTGCAGCTGATCGTGGGTCCGTCGGCCGAGGTGATCCCGCAGCTGCGGCGCCGGCACCGCCTGGCCCAGGCGGATTTCGTGTTCATGGACCACTGGAAGCGCCGCTACGTGCGGGACCTGCGGCTGCTGGAGCGGCTGCGGCTGCTGGCGCCGGGCGCCACGGTGCTGGCCGACCATGTGCTGTTCCCCGGGGCGCCGCGGTTCCTGCAGTACGCGCGGAGCTGCGGCCGCTTCCACACGCGCCTGCACCGCGCCAGCCTCGAGTACTGCCCCGGCATCCCCGACGGGCTGGCGGAGCTGCGCTACaccggcccagc